ACTAATATTCTCTATCTAACTTTAATCCCtaaatatctttctttcatACGTCTCTATTTAgacttcaaaagaaataaaaaaaaatatttatagaagtttgtgaaatttgctatttttaataattttagaaaaggaaTTGGGTggaaaaaaagaggaatagGAGATTGAAATGGAAGGAGATGACCTTACACTGCATAAAGCAAAGCATCACCTTATCTATTGTCGTCCAATGTCCATTCCATTTTATATTCCCTGTTATCACATCACTAtccacattttcatttgtcattcaaattattttcttttctactttccCCCAAATTCATGAAATTGTTTATTCCCATGTGTACCGCATTCTTCTTCGAtccaaacaaattttcaattaattagcaaacaaaattatcaCGATTGAGGATAATAATTTTGAGATACATCCAAGAGCACaactatcaaataaaaaaagattgtatTTATATTCAAGTCAACAATATTATGTTgatctaaaatatataaaatttggttaatCTTTTCACAACAACCCCAtctcaataattttgtcaaacgTCTTGCCCCATtcatttatcatatttaaaaagaaaaattgtgcCTAATCACATTCATGTACATCACTTTCTTCTGTAATTAGCAACATCGCTAATGGTGTCTTTCCAAAATCTGATGCACTCTCCTTCCTTCAAGTGTAATCGAGAATACAAATTCTTATAATTCAAAACAACATgaaacaagaaattaaaatatagctATAGTATGAGCCACGGGgttgaatataaaaatgaataataaaaacaaaaatgttcttgtttttgaCCAGACGCAAACCCTGAATAAGACTGCTACCTGATCAGCCTCCATTTTGCTCACTTTAAAGTTTTTAGTTATCGGCCTCACGGGTctctcttctcccaattcCCCCATATATCTCCCCTTCTAAAAACCCTTACCGATCACAAATCGAAGAAACCAACCCAAGCATATACACCCACTTAGCAATGGCTTTCCATCTCACCGCCAAGGTAAAAATGAGTTCTCGTACCCCAATTTCGTCTCAATTGCTTTATGCTAATTTACGAATTGGGAATTGAACACcttaattgttaaataatattCCAGGACAAGAAAAGAAGCTTGGATCAAAAAGTCCTTTTATGCTGCAAATACTACGTTTCTGAATCGCGCAATCGTTCTGTACTAGAGGCCATCGAGGGAGCTGCAAGAGAAGACCCAGATTCTGTTATTGTAAACAAATTCGAAGACGGAGCTTACAACAGAACAAGGTACACCATCGTCTCTTACGTCGTTCACGACACCACAGGCAACGCCATTTACAGCCCATTGCTCCAAACCGTACTGTCTATGACCCAAGTTGCTTTCTCTCATATTAATCTCGAGTCTCATTCCGGTACTCACCCTCGGCTTGGAGTCGTAGATGACATCGTTTTTCATCCCCTGGCTCGAGCCTCCCTCCACGAAGCCGCTTGGCTAGCTAAGGCAGTCGCTAAGGATATCGCTGCCATGTTTCAAGGTCTTTTAATGAATTACATACAATATTGGGATTCCATTGGTGTTGGTGATTTATAAGTATTGGGATTGTGATTTTGTGCAGTGCCTGTATTTCTTTACTCTGCGGCTCACCCAAGTGGGAAAGCGCCGGACGATTTGAGGCGTGAGCTTGGGTATTTCCGGCCAAATTACAAGGGGAATCAATGGGCTGGGTGGTCGATGCCGGAAACTTTGCCGGAGAATCCTGATGAAGGTCCAAATACAGTATCTCGAGAGCGAGGAATCACGATGATTGGAGCGCGTCCGTGGACGGCAATGTATAATATTCCAATTCTGTCGACGGACGTGTCAGCAACACGGAGAATAGCGAGGATGGTGAGTGGGAGAGGAGGTGGATTGCCGACGGTGCAAACGATAGGGCTTCTTCACGATGATGAGACCACGGAGATAGCTTGTGTTCTGTTGGAGCCGAATCAGGTTGGAGCAGATCGAGTTCAGAGACATGTGGAGATTGTTGCGGCCCAATTCGGGTTAGAAGTTGAGAATGGATATTTTACTGATTACTCACCAGAGATGATTGttgagaaatatttgaatttgatttctgGCACCCAAAGTCTATCGGGAAATCGTTTGAACTAACAATGATTTGTGTATTGAGATTCAGATTTtgtaataaaacataaattggaTATTTCGATAAAGTTCtaaatttccaaaatatatgtgtgtgtgtgtgtgtgataTGTCTGAACTTTTGGCCTTTTCAAAAGctgtaatatttattattcgGTGGAATGAACTTTAGATAAAAACGTGgtgataatttttgtttgagtttttgaGTAATAAGGAGGCCAGAAGGTttcatttaacatttaatatgattttttggGATAGAAATAGAATTATAGAAGGGAAGAGGTGAGACGATGAGAAAGAGAATGTTAACAGCCAATACTTCCTTCACCGAATAACAGCCTCATCCATCTCACACCTCACACATAACATCACAATTTAGACAtttctccctctctttcttttcttccttcccaAAACAAAAGCAGTTTAGGTGATCATCTATTTTTATCCATCATATCAAATTATTCCATCATActaattttgctttatttaaaagcattttaattctttttttaagtgaGGTGTGAAGAAATGCATAAACATAGTATTCACAAGCTTGAGAAGCACataatccaatttttttttctctctttggtCAACAGATAGTATGTCCACCCTAAACACTGTAGTATATGTAATatccattcaaattttgaaatgtggTTCTTTCACACCTAACATAGATGTCACACAATACATTCTAGCAACGTCAATGACCAACTTCGCACGATGATTTCCAAGCTCTGACAACATAGTCCTGTGACGAACTACATAATCACTTTCATCCATTCAAATTCTTCCTTTGACAACCATCTACGACTACAAATTTGGGCAAAAATTACATTTGATAATTAACTTTGACAACCACCTTCAACTTTAGGCTCCAACAACTACCTCTACCATAAACTTCAATGAAAATCATCTT
This DNA window, taken from Cucumis sativus cultivar 9930 chromosome 6, Cucumber_9930_V3, whole genome shotgun sequence, encodes the following:
- the LOC101208311 gene encoding uncharacterized protein LOC101208311, which produces MAFHLTAKDKKRSLDQKVLLCCKYYVSESRNRSVLEAIEGAAREDPDSVIVNKFEDGAYNRTRYTIVSYVVHDTTGNAIYSPLLQTVLSMTQVAFSHINLESHSGTHPRLGVVDDIVFHPLARASLHEAAWLAKAVAKDIAAMFQVPVFLYSAAHPSGKAPDDLRRELGYFRPNYKGNQWAGWSMPETLPENPDEGPNTVSRERGITMIGARPWTAMYNIPILSTDVSATRRIARMVSGRGGGLPTVQTIGLLHDDETTEIACVLLEPNQVGADRVQRHVEIVAAQFGLEVENGYFTDYSPEMIVEKYLNLISGTQSLSGNRLN